The proteins below are encoded in one region of Paenisporosarcina cavernae:
- the rplR gene encoding 50S ribosomal protein L18, which produces MITKQDKNQVRKKRHARVRSKITGTAERPRLNVYRSNKHLYAQLIDDVAGTTLASANTMEKDFDGAGNVEAATKIGEAIAKRAAEKNIKSVVFDRGGYLYHGRVKALAEAARENGLEF; this is translated from the coding sequence GTGATTACGAAACAAGATAAAAATCAGGTTCGTAAGAAGCGTCATGCACGCGTTCGTTCTAAAATCACTGGTACTGCTGAGCGTCCACGCTTAAACGTATACCGTTCGAACAAACACTTGTATGCGCAATTAATCGACGATGTTGCTGGTACTACATTAGCAAGTGCAAACACTATGGAAAAAGATTTCGATGGTGCTGGAAATGTAGAAGCTGCAACTAAAATTGGTGAAGCAATCGCTAAACGTGCTGCGGAAAAGAACATCAAATCTGTTGTCTTCGACCGTGGTGGTTACTTATATCATGGCCGCGTGAAAGCTTTGGCTGAAGCAGCTCGCGAAAACGGCTTAGAATTTTAA